In Hwangdonia lutea, a single window of DNA contains:
- a CDS encoding RagB/SusD family nutrient uptake outer membrane protein gives MANSSPEALLTINTSVEDGQYAFFREYSTNFEDTGGRHDDFGQMSINLGLDLMSNDMVQVTDHWMGNYYAYRGRTQDFSTTRIIWNFYYSIINNVNSVISQIPADATDDRLIHLRARTQALRAYCYFNLIRIYQHKYQGNQSAPGIPLYAYEQEISNISRTPVQEVYDLILSDLEEAYAAADGYVRDTKEKLDKSVIAGIYARVLLETGTNDTKCAQMASEAKAAGSLMTSSAWLNEGFSQISNSEWLWGSDINGESSTVYASFFSQVASLNQGYAGLLGVHKTIDKRLYDAIPASDARKQAFADDGTYINYKFRDFTFFEGDYVYMRVAEMYLIEAEALARSGNDSQAAQVLYNLVSTRDSGYTLSTNTGQALIDEILLQRRIELWGEGFAWFDMKRNDVALERDYPGSNHASFGKDNFAAGAKEFLFQIPKKELDANVEINDEDQNPL, from the coding sequence TTGGCAAACTCTTCGCCGGAAGCACTTTTAACAATTAATACCAGTGTTGAAGATGGTCAGTATGCCTTTTTTAGAGAGTATTCTACAAATTTTGAAGATACAGGTGGAAGACATGACGATTTCGGTCAAATGTCTATCAATTTAGGTCTGGATTTGATGTCTAACGATATGGTACAAGTTACAGATCATTGGATGGGAAATTATTATGCTTACAGAGGGAGGACCCAAGATTTTTCTACAACTAGGATAATTTGGAATTTCTATTACTCAATAATCAATAACGTTAACTCTGTAATTAGTCAAATTCCAGCAGATGCTACAGACGATAGACTTATCCATTTAAGAGCTAGAACACAAGCATTAAGAGCGTATTGTTACTTTAATTTAATTAGAATATACCAGCACAAATATCAAGGGAACCAATCGGCCCCTGGAATTCCACTATATGCTTATGAGCAAGAAATAAGTAATATATCTAGAACTCCTGTGCAAGAAGTATATGATTTAATATTGTCTGATTTAGAAGAAGCTTATGCTGCAGCCGATGGCTATGTAAGAGATACTAAAGAAAAGCTAGATAAATCTGTAATAGCAGGTATTTATGCTAGAGTGTTGTTGGAAACAGGAACCAACGATACGAAATGTGCCCAAATGGCTTCAGAGGCTAAAGCGGCCGGTTCTTTAATGACCTCTTCTGCTTGGTTAAATGAAGGCTTTTCGCAAATATCCAACTCAGAATGGTTATGGGGATCTGATATCAATGGAGAATCTTCTACGGTTTATGCATCATTCTTTTCCCAAGTAGCAAGTTTAAATCAAGGTTATGCAGGATTATTAGGTGTGCATAAAACGATAGACAAGAGATTATATGATGCTATACCGGCTTCAGATGCGAGAAAACAAGCATTTGCAGACGATGGCACATACATTAATTATAAGTTCAGGGATTTCACATTTTTTGAAGGCGATTACGTGTATATGCGTGTAGCCGAGATGTACCTTATTGAGGCCGAAGCTTTGGCAAGAAGCGGTAACGATTCTCAAGCAGCTCAAGTACTTTATAATTTAGTTAGCACAAGAGATTCAGGTTATACGTTATCTACAAATACAGGTCAAGCTTTAATTGATGAAATTTTATTGCAAAGACGAATAGAGTTATGGGGGGAAGGTTTTGCATGGTTTGATATGAAAAGAAACGATGTAGCGTTGGAAAGAGATTATCCAGGTTCTAACCATGCGTCCTTTGGTAAAGACAATTTCGCTGCAGGTGCTAAGGAGTTCTTGTTCCAAATTCCAAAGAAAGAGTTAGATGCTAACGTGGAAATTAATGATGAGGACCAAAATCCTTTATAA
- a CDS encoding putative porin → MKKRVLFLFIIFSVNISVSQERKLNKAQGTVIEPQDSLLNKDLSRKSKSRNIEKPETVITDYLIISHKNDTTFVDTTLTILKEYKFNYLRKDNFGLMPFSNLGQTYNSLTYNFENTSLMPSFGARARHFNYMEIQDINYYRVPTPLTELLYKSAFEQGQLADSFFTVNTSPQFNFSIAYKGLRSLGKYQHLLTSTGNFRFTTNYQTKNKRYVARAHMVTQDLLNQENGGLQDIMVENFENGVEEFLDRSILEVNFENAENILKGKRFHLEHTYNIINKKDSLSKNKLSIGHIISLKDKSFQYDQSSANTSFFGTAFSSSKFRDRVTLENLYNQLQLNFSNNIIGDLQFNISNNNYNYGYNKVVVLNGNTIANRLKGDVFSAGGKYHKQFKKFELHGELGLNVSGDFEGNFIKAHATFKLNNDLSATASLNHSSKAPNYNALLYQSNHVNYNWQNNFNNTETQQLAFQLKSKKIANILVDYSTITDHTYFKRDSTGIPEGEFVPIKPFQNNKTISYLRVKLEKEIKVGKFALHNTVMYQNTQDENKVLNVPELTTRNTIYYASHVFKKAMYLQTGVTFNYFTAYNMNAYDPLLAEFYVQTEKEYGNFPRLDFFINAKIRQTRIYLKAEHFNSAFTGYNYFAAPNNPYRDFTVRFGLVWNFFM, encoded by the coding sequence ATGAAGAAACGCGTCTTATTCTTATTTATAATATTTTCGGTAAATATTTCAGTATCTCAAGAAAGAAAATTAAACAAAGCACAAGGCACCGTTATTGAACCACAAGACTCTTTATTGAATAAAGATTTAAGTAGAAAATCTAAAAGTAGAAATATTGAAAAACCTGAAACAGTTATAACGGATTACTTAATAATCTCCCATAAAAACGACACCACTTTTGTTGACACCACCTTAACCATACTAAAGGAGTATAAATTTAATTACCTTCGAAAAGATAATTTCGGATTAATGCCCTTTTCAAACTTGGGGCAAACCTACAACAGCTTAACATATAATTTCGAAAACACCAGTTTAATGCCAAGTTTCGGTGCACGGGCGAGGCATTTTAATTATATGGAAATTCAAGATATTAACTATTATCGCGTACCAACTCCATTAACCGAATTGCTCTACAAATCCGCTTTCGAGCAAGGGCAACTTGCCGATTCCTTTTTTACGGTAAATACATCACCTCAGTTTAATTTTTCAATAGCTTATAAAGGATTACGGTCCTTAGGCAAATACCAACACCTTTTAACCAGTACCGGTAATTTTAGGTTTACAACAAACTATCAAACAAAAAATAAGCGTTATGTAGCAAGAGCACACATGGTGACTCAAGATTTGTTAAATCAAGAAAACGGAGGGCTACAAGATATTATGGTTGAGAATTTCGAAAACGGTGTAGAAGAATTTTTAGACCGTTCAATCTTAGAAGTCAATTTCGAAAATGCAGAAAACATTCTAAAAGGCAAACGCTTCCATTTAGAGCATACCTATAATATCATAAACAAAAAAGATTCGCTTTCAAAAAATAAACTAAGCATAGGTCATATAATATCCTTAAAAGATAAATCGTTTCAATACGACCAGTCAAGTGCTAATACAAGTTTTTTTGGGACGGCCTTTTCAAGTTCAAAATTCAGAGATCGCGTCACGCTCGAAAACCTATACAACCAACTCCAATTAAATTTTAGCAATAATATAATAGGCGATTTACAATTTAATATCAGCAACAACAATTACAACTACGGTTATAACAAAGTGGTTGTTTTAAATGGCAACACCATAGCCAATAGGTTAAAAGGCGATGTGTTTTCAGCAGGCGGAAAATACCACAAGCAATTTAAAAAATTCGAACTACACGGCGAATTGGGCCTAAATGTTTCTGGCGATTTCGAAGGAAATTTTATAAAAGCACACGCCACATTCAAATTAAATAACGATTTATCGGCAACAGCATCCTTAAACCACAGCTCCAAAGCACCAAATTACAATGCATTGCTATACCAAAGCAATCACGTAAACTACAATTGGCAAAACAATTTCAACAATACCGAAACCCAACAATTGGCATTTCAATTAAAATCAAAAAAAATAGCCAATATATTAGTCGATTATTCAACCATAACCGATCACACATATTTTAAAAGAGACAGCACAGGCATTCCAGAAGGCGAGTTTGTTCCAATCAAACCCTTTCAAAACAACAAAACCATAAGCTATCTCAGGGTTAAATTAGAAAAAGAAATAAAAGTTGGCAAATTCGCACTGCATAACACGGTAATGTACCAAAACACCCAAGACGAAAACAAGGTGCTCAACGTACCAGAGCTCACCACGCGCAACACCATATACTACGCCAGCCACGTATTTAAAAAAGCCATGTATTTGCAAACAGGCGTAACATTCAACTATTTCACCGCATATAACATGAATGCCTACGATCCGCTGTTGGCAGAATTCTACGTACAAACCGAAAAAGAATACGGCAACTTCCCACGACTGGATTTCTTTATAAACGCAAAAATCCGGCAAACCAGAATTTATTTAAAAGCCGAACATTTCAACTCAGCATTCACCGGCTACAATTATTTCGCAGCACCAAACAATCCCTACCGCGACTTCACCGTGCGTTTCGGATTAGTGTGGAACTTCTTCATGTAA